The DNA window TCTAGCAGGAAATGTGAAATTAATCTCATCCAATGTGATAAACTTACCATCTCCTCCTCATTGGGCAAGGCAAAGCAGGCCACTTGGTGTGCAGACGTCTTATGCTCCTTCACACCAATGACTGCATAGCCCGACTCGTCTGTGGTCCTAGTCATCCACTCCTCCACCTGCACAGGACAAGGGCGTTACACCAGTAAATAAGAGTAATGGCAGTGAAGTGACAGTGAGGGCAACAAAAAGATTTATAATACTTACAGTCATGTGCTCTACCACTCCTGGTCGCTGGAGGTGTTTCAAAATAACAACAGCCTCCAGGTAGTACAGCACGAGGCAGCACTCCGTGGATTCCAGGGAGCCCTTTTCTGGATAGACTTTACCGAGGACTGCCAAGAAATCtttcttggcagccctcagcacagCCCAGCAGTCTTCCGGAGAGAGTGGATGCTTCTCTTTCAGAATGGCGTGCCTATGGGGGGGtaaagaaataagaaaaattcaattaatttcaatttcaaGTGCAATTAATGCAGAGgggagggcagggcagggcaaggCGGCATAGGTGCCGTTTCTGATGGTGGGCAAGTCAGAGCAGCAGGATGTCATGGTCTCCAGGCAGCTCCACAGGAGTAAAATAGGCGAGAAGAATTAAGTGTACCTCCTTTGGATGATTTCCTTGCCGACTAGCTTAGCACAGCTCCGCTGCAGTAAGCCCAGGTAGTCGATGAAGTGTTTTGCATCTCTCCACAGCCTTTCGTTGTTGCTCCGGAGGTCAGTATCAATTGTGTGATACTTGAGGAATCTGTCCGAGGAAGCACAAGTATGTAAGTATTCACATGAATGTAGACATATGTAATCTTGATAAAGACAATAGTGGGGAGGATTAAACTGGCTTGAAgaaacatatatgtatataaacacatatataactacattaaaaattcacaaaacaaccaacctcttcaggctctttatATAATTGATCTGAGTCTGCTTTGTCAATTTAGCCTCTGTCAGCTCAGAGAAGAAATGCCTGGTCTTCTCCCTTTCCTTGACGAATTCCAGGGAGGGCTCCTGCGGGTTCATGAAACACAGGAACCTGGCTACATTTTCCACCTG is part of the Paramormyrops kingsleyae isolate MSU_618 chromosome 25, PKINGS_0.4, whole genome shotgun sequence genome and encodes:
- the LOC140582845 gene encoding uncharacterized protein isoform X1, which translates into the protein MKTSSKEAICDVLEKAKKDALDVLHWGRVFSYSHIRQIFDGPDPANRMIEELQRRHMVVTGMPQSPAMDRTSTVYTANQPPESSEGEQTEDAHSASSGETFQVTQKVQWPQKTRQLMAEKGLYRKHSLDHPLLKGFATYLERDLQNENFKQEVENVARFLCFMNPQEPSLEFVKEREKTRHFFSELTEAKLTKQTQINYIKSLKRFLKYHTIDTDLRSNNERLWRDAKHFIDYLGLLQRSCAKLVGKEIIQRRHAILKEKHPLSPEDCWAVLRAAKKDFLAVLGKVYPEKGSLESTECCLVLYYLEAVVILKHLQRPGVVEHMTVEEWMTRTTDESGYAVIGVKEHKTSAHQVACFALPNEEEMLLACKRSQMNKDDLGRDERFFYLHHRKAYLQRVQ